A genomic stretch from Methanomassiliicoccales archaeon includes:
- a CDS encoding ATP-binding cassette domain-containing protein, with translation MKELRELTILGGIDKNGRREGVNRVLLKRGEIIGIVGPTGSGKSTLLNDVEQLAKGDTISRRTILINGVVADEDVRTNPKKRLVAQLSQRMHFLADLRVGEFLKIHARSRGRREEIVSEVLALANTLCGEPIVETDRLTTLSGGQCRALMTADIAIISDSTVVLVDEIENAGIKKQEALRLLSGKGKIVMVITHDPYIALIPPRRIVMRNGGMISLINRSEEEVRIHSRLIEIDDWICNLRERIRMGEVVCEK, from the coding sequence TTGAAAGAGCTGCGTGAACTGACTATTTTGGGTGGAATAGACAAAAACGGAAGGAGGGAAGGGGTTAATAGAGTCCTTCTGAAAAGAGGAGAGATCATCGGAATTGTTGGTCCGACTGGATCTGGAAAATCGACTCTGCTCAATGATGTTGAACAGCTTGCCAAGGGCGATACGATCTCACGAAGAACCATTTTGATTAATGGAGTAGTGGCAGACGAGGATGTTCGAACGAATCCGAAAAAGCGACTCGTTGCGCAGCTCTCACAGCGCATGCATTTTCTGGCCGACTTGAGAGTTGGTGAATTTCTCAAGATACATGCAAGGAGTAGGGGAAGGAGAGAGGAGATAGTTTCGGAAGTTCTGGCCCTGGCAAATACGCTATGTGGTGAGCCAATAGTCGAAACCGATCGTCTCACGACTTTGAGTGGTGGACAGTGCCGAGCACTGATGACGGCAGATATCGCGATTATCAGCGATTCTACAGTCGTACTTGTGGACGAAATTGAGAACGCTGGAATCAAGAAACAAGAAGCGTTAAGGCTTCTTTCGGGAAAGGGAAAAATTGTCATGGTGATCACCCATGATCCCTATATTGCCCTCATCCCACCAAGGCGTATTGTGATGAGAAATGGTGGGATGATATCACTTATCAATCGCTCTGAAGAAGAGGTGAGGATACACTCTAGACTCATTGAGATTGACGACTGGATTTGCAATCTCCGAGAGAGGATTAGAATGGGAGAAGTGGTGTGCGAGAAATGA
- the comD gene encoding sulfopyruvate decarboxylase subunit alpha, with product MKKGGVNFVASVPCLYLRELLDLINSDKEITHVPVTREEEGIGLCAGAYMGGMRPAIIMQNSGLGNSINALASLDLLYRIPVLMIISHRGVEGERIVAQMPMGKLTKHLLRTLGIPYVSPTLAEVESVVAVEAEKCFNERVPRAVLLSISFWRGL from the coding sequence ATGAAGAAAGGTGGTGTCAACTTCGTAGCCAGTGTTCCATGCCTCTATCTCAGGGAGTTGTTAGACCTCATTAACTCTGATAAAGAGATCACTCATGTTCCCGTCACAAGGGAGGAGGAGGGGATAGGATTATGCGCCGGTGCCTATATGGGCGGGATGAGGCCGGCGATAATCATGCAAAATTCTGGACTCGGAAACTCCATTAACGCTCTGGCGTCACTTGACCTCTTATATAGGATTCCCGTACTCATGATTATCAGCCACAGAGGGGTTGAAGGGGAACGGATAGTGGCGCAGATGCCGATGGGAAAATTGACTAAACATCTTCTCAGAACTCTAGGCATACCATATGTATCTCCGACATTGGCAGAAGTCGAGAGTGTCGTTGCAGTGGAAGCGGAGAAATGTTTCAATGAGAGAGTGCCAAGAGCTGTCCTACTCAGCATTTCGTTTTGGAGGGGGTTATGA
- the comE gene encoding sulfopyruvate decarboxylase subunit beta — MKRIEAIRTIVEERPDAYIVCNLGFPSRELFHIRDSARNFYMLGSMGMASSIGLGLALAQKKKEIITIDGDGSILMNLGSLATIASHNPKNYMLVIMDNGVYGSTGYQPTPTSHLTRLVEIAEAAGIRPAIEVNTELELRYQLKTTRHGVLVVKVEPENADVPEIPLSPQEIVDRFISAVTQPSG, encoded by the coding sequence ATGAAACGAATTGAAGCGATTAGAACGATTGTCGAGGAAAGACCTGATGCTTACATAGTATGCAATCTCGGATTTCCATCACGAGAGCTTTTTCATATTAGAGATTCAGCACGAAACTTCTATATGCTCGGCTCGATGGGCATGGCTTCTTCGATCGGGCTCGGTCTGGCATTGGCCCAAAAGAAAAAGGAGATCATCACGATCGATGGTGATGGTTCGATCCTGATGAACCTAGGATCGCTGGCAACGATCGCCTCTCATAATCCAAAAAATTATATGCTGGTCATTATGGACAACGGCGTCTATGGCTCGACAGGTTATCAGCCAACACCAACATCGCATTTGACAAGATTAGTTGAGATTGCGGAAGCAGCTGGGATCAGGCCAGCGATCGAAGTAAATACGGAATTGGAATTGCGTTACCAATTGAAAACAACACGCCATGGTGTTTTGGTAGTTAAGGTAGAACCAGAGAACGCAGATGTTCCAGAAATCCCCTTATCTCCTCAAGAGATTGTGGATAGATTCATATCCGCAGTGACTCAACCTTCTGGGTGA